A single region of the Gammaproteobacteria bacterium genome encodes:
- a CDS encoding GGDEF domain-containing protein: protein MRLGDLTTQIALHEGELSATQQTLLLQQTDVDLATLSLASVLLLSLGMLWSWSVLEFPAAERPLISLLMGGFFLGALLRVFAFISLKKSFYRTHQAHWRRLFFSGVVLTAATWGLFVGVLIVQFGFGWQSWVYVMASAGVGVGGALNFCMWKKLAVFHVLLVFTPLLLVYLWLGGDPGHSALLAGGIYLLLLFVHIAYWNRRYWESMINVQMLKNIGKALEESNVRLYTSANTDSLTGLANRMRLDEVFAHLHNVYERYQTSYAVVMVDLDHFKQVNDRYGHHVGDEVLCFAAQQFEQGLRKSDLVGRWGGEEFLLLLPESDLNGAYRLAESLRLRLNQAEHSGVGRISACFGVTVVERGDTVDDLLKRADRALYVAKQSGRNRVCVADENPMPEEPLQKRA from the coding sequence ATGCGTTTGGGTGACTTAACAACACAGATTGCCCTGCACGAAGGCGAATTGAGCGCCACGCAGCAAACATTGTTGCTGCAACAGACCGATGTCGATTTGGCTACGCTTTCTTTGGCTTCCGTTCTGTTGCTCTCTTTGGGAATGCTCTGGTCTTGGAGTGTACTGGAGTTTCCCGCTGCTGAGCGACCTTTGATAAGTCTCTTGATGGGTGGTTTTTTTCTCGGTGCGCTGTTGCGGGTGTTTGCTTTTATCAGCCTGAAAAAATCGTTTTACCGCACTCATCAGGCACACTGGCGAAGGCTCTTTTTTAGCGGTGTGGTGTTGACGGCGGCAACTTGGGGGCTGTTTGTTGGTGTGCTGATTGTGCAGTTTGGTTTTGGTTGGCAATCTTGGGTTTATGTGATGGCGAGCGCTGGAGTGGGTGTGGGCGGTGCGCTGAATTTTTGTATGTGGAAAAAACTGGCGGTTTTTCATGTGTTGCTGGTGTTTACTCCGCTGCTGCTGGTTTATCTCTGGTTGGGTGGTGATCCAGGTCACAGCGCCTTGTTGGCCGGTGGCATCTATCTGTTGCTGCTGTTTGTCCATATTGCCTATTGGAACCGCCGTTATTGGGAGTCGATGATTAATGTGCAGATGCTGAAAAACATTGGCAAAGCGCTGGAAGAGTCCAATGTTCGCCTTTACACCTCGGCCAATACCGACTCCCTGACCGGTTTGGCCAATCGTATGCGTTTGGATGAGGTCTTTGCTCATTTGCATAATGTGTATGAACGTTATCAAACTTCGTATGCGGTGGTGATGGTGGATCTGGATCATTTTAAGCAGGTGAATGATCGTTACGGTCATCATGTCGGCGATGAGGTGCTCTGTTTTGCTGCACAGCAGTTTGAGCAAGGGTTGCGAAAAAGCGATTTAGTTGGGCGCTGGGGCGGCGAAGAGTTTCTGTTGCTGCTGCCTGAAAGTGATTTGAATGGGGCATACCGTCTGGCCGAAAGCCTGCGTTTGCGTTTGAATCAAGCAGAGCACTCAGGGGTGGGGCGGATCAGCGCCTGCTTTGGGGTGACGGTTGTGGAAAGGGGAGATACGGTAGACGATTTACTCAAACGAGCGGATCGGGCGCTTTATGTGGCAAAACAGAGCGGTCGGAACCGTGTCTGTGTGGCCGATGAAAATCCAATGCCGGAAGAGCCACTGCAAAAGCGCGCTTAA
- a CDS encoding inositol monophosphatase family protein has protein sequence MKSAYLSKAIEAAEAAQEVIRHYYRGDKLNTQLKEDQSPVTVADVETEKVIKEVLLGAFPEHGTFGEETGKDNPDAEFTWLIDPIDGTKSFVRQYPLFSTQIALMQGDEIILGVSNSPIYEELAYAEKGKGAFMNDEPIRVSGETSLAKSILSMGNIETLAKNETAWKQMAKIIGEVNRTRGYGDYYHYHLLAAGSIDVVLESDVNILDIAPASIIIQEAGGVFTDLAGKPVGLDTTSVLAAASPELYKAISDRLICCRG, from the coding sequence ATGAAAAGCGCGTATTTGAGTAAGGCGATTGAAGCGGCTGAGGCGGCTCAAGAGGTGATTCGTCACTACTACCGTGGTGATAAACTCAATACCCAACTGAAAGAAGATCAAAGTCCGGTGACGGTGGCGGATGTGGAGACGGAGAAGGTCATCAAAGAGGTGCTGTTGGGCGCTTTTCCTGAGCACGGTACCTTTGGTGAAGAGACCGGCAAAGACAATCCCGATGCGGAGTTTACTTGGTTAATTGATCCCATCGACGGTACGAAAAGTTTTGTTCGCCAGTATCCGCTTTTTTCTACGCAAATCGCGTTGATGCAGGGTGATGAGATCATTTTGGGGGTCTCTAACTCGCCCATTTACGAGGAGCTGGCTTACGCTGAAAAGGGCAAGGGTGCCTTTATGAATGATGAGCCCATTCGGGTCAGCGGTGAAACGAGTCTGGCAAAGTCAATTTTGTCGATGGGTAACATTGAGACTTTGGCAAAGAATGAAACTGCTTGGAAACAGATGGCGAAGATTATCGGTGAAGTGAATCGCACCCGAGGGTATGGGGATTATTACCATTATCATCTGCTTGCGGCGGGCAGCATTGATGTTGTGTTGGAGTCTGATGTGAATATTCTCGACATCGCTCCCGCCAGCATTATTATTCAAGAGGCCGGTGGGGTCTTTACTGATCTTGCAGGTAAGCCGGTGGGCTTGGATACCACTTCCGTGCTGGCGGCGGCCAGCCCAGAGCTGTACAAGGCGATTAGTGATCGTTTGATTTGTTGTCGGGGTTAA
- the hypE gene encoding hydrogenase expression/formation protein HypE: MKPAPIRNKRTLRADTITLAHGAGGKAMRDLIDDVFVSGFDNEHLTGLEDQARFELSDLAQYGSQLAMTTDSYVVDPLFFPGGDIGELAVCGTVNDLAVGGAKPLYLSCGMIIEEGLPVATLRRVVASMKQAADAAGVAIVTGDTKVVQRGAADKLFINTAGVGVIAPHLNLAAHHAHVGDKVIINGYLGDHGAAIVDARGELAMENNIQSDCQPLNGLIEAMLQTCPEIRCMRDATRGGVATVLNEFASSSQVAIRLNETAIPIRQEVRGMCEILGLDPLYLANEGKVIAIVPAKHAEAVLATMQQHPAGQKSAIIGDVLATPAERVILKTSFGGERIVDMLVGEQLPRIC; the protein is encoded by the coding sequence GTGAAACCCGCCCCAATTCGAAATAAACGAACACTCAGAGCCGACACCATCACCCTCGCCCACGGCGCAGGTGGCAAAGCCATGCGTGACCTGATCGACGATGTTTTTGTCAGTGGTTTTGATAATGAGCACCTCACAGGCTTGGAAGATCAAGCCCGTTTTGAGCTGTCGGATCTCGCTCAATACGGCTCTCAACTGGCCATGACCACCGACTCCTATGTGGTTGACCCGCTGTTTTTTCCTGGGGGTGACATCGGTGAGCTGGCGGTCTGTGGCACGGTCAATGATTTGGCCGTTGGCGGCGCCAAACCGCTCTATTTGAGCTGCGGCATGATCATCGAAGAGGGTCTGCCCGTGGCAACGCTACGGCGTGTGGTCGCATCAATGAAACAGGCTGCGGACGCTGCCGGAGTGGCGATTGTCACCGGCGATACCAAAGTGGTGCAACGCGGCGCGGCGGACAAGCTGTTTATCAACACCGCAGGGGTTGGCGTGATTGCCCCTCACCTCAATCTCGCTGCTCACCACGCACACGTGGGCGACAAGGTCATCATCAACGGTTATCTGGGTGATCACGGCGCGGCCATTGTCGATGCGCGGGGCGAACTGGCGATGGAAAATAACATTCAATCCGATTGCCAACCCCTCAATGGCCTCATCGAAGCGATGTTGCAGACCTGTCCTGAAATTCGCTGTATGCGGGACGCCACCCGAGGCGGAGTGGCCACGGTGCTAAACGAATTTGCCAGCAGCAGCCAAGTGGCAATCCGACTAAATGAAACCGCCATTCCGATTCGCCAAGAGGTACGCGGCATGTGTGAAATTTTAGGCCTTGATCCGCTCTACTTGGCCAACGAGGGCAAAGTGATTGCCATCGTCCCCGCCAAACACGCAGAAGCGGTATTGGCCACCATGCAACAACACCCCGCCGGTCAAAAAAGCGCCATCATCGGAGACGTGTTGGCCACGCCTGCAGAACGGGTCATTCTCAAAACAAGCTTTGGCGGTGAACGCATTGTGGACATGTTGGTAGGTGAGCAGTTGCCCCGCATCTGCTAA
- the hypD gene encoding hydrogenase formation protein HypD: protein MKYVDEFRDPDKAQQLIKQINGLKNALPDTKHRPLQLMEFCGGHTHTIFRYGIEQMLPDWIELVHGPGCPVCVLPMGRVDDCVSLAERPNVIFTTFGDAMRVPGSKKSLLQAKAEGADIRMVYSPLDALNLARKNPEKQVIFFALGFETTMPSTALTVQQAERDGIKNFALFCNHITTVPTIKAILDSPDMRIDAFLAPGHVCMVVGETPFEFVAEHYQRPLVITGFEPLDILQSIWMTLKQLAEKRCTVENQYARVVPKEGNTPALNAIQEVFELREFFEWRGLGSIDHSGVKMREKYVDFDAEKKFQIPNLKIADPKACQCGEVLKGAIRPWQCKVFGSQCNPETPMGALMVSSEGACAAYYNFGNLPELLAKRKSTSNDGESA from the coding sequence ATGAAATACGTTGACGAATTCCGCGATCCTGACAAGGCGCAACAACTGATCAAACAGATTAACGGCCTAAAAAACGCCCTACCAGACACAAAACATCGCCCTCTTCAGTTAATGGAGTTTTGCGGTGGACACACCCACACCATCTTTCGCTACGGCATCGAACAGATGCTGCCCGATTGGATTGAACTGGTACATGGGCCCGGCTGCCCCGTCTGCGTGCTGCCCATGGGACGAGTGGATGACTGCGTCTCCTTAGCCGAACGCCCCAATGTGATCTTCACCACCTTTGGCGATGCCATGCGCGTGCCTGGCTCCAAAAAGAGCCTGCTGCAAGCCAAAGCAGAGGGAGCCGACATCCGCATGGTCTATTCGCCACTGGATGCCCTCAACTTGGCGCGTAAAAACCCTGAAAAACAGGTGATCTTTTTCGCCCTCGGCTTTGAGACCACCATGCCCAGCACCGCATTGACGGTGCAACAAGCCGAACGTGACGGCATTAAAAACTTTGCTCTGTTTTGCAATCACATCACCACCGTACCCACCATCAAAGCCATTCTCGACTCACCTGACATGCGCATCGATGCCTTTTTGGCTCCCGGCCATGTCTGCATGGTCGTAGGAGAAACCCCCTTTGAATTTGTCGCTGAGCACTATCAACGCCCTTTGGTGATCACCGGATTTGAACCTCTGGATATTTTGCAATCCATCTGGATGACCCTCAAACAACTGGCGGAAAAACGCTGCACGGTGGAAAACCAATACGCGCGCGTGGTGCCTAAAGAGGGCAATACTCCGGCGCTCAACGCCATTCAAGAGGTGTTTGAATTACGAGAATTTTTTGAATGGCGCGGCCTCGGTTCCATTGATCACTCTGGGGTGAAGATGCGCGAGAAATACGTTGATTTTGATGCCGAGAAAAAATTTCAGATTCCCAACCTAAAAATTGCAGATCCCAAAGCATGTCAATGCGGTGAGGTGCTCAAAGGAGCGATTCGCCCTTGGCAATGCAAAGTGTTTGGCAGTCAGTGTAACCCTGAAACCCCAATGGGAGCATTAATGGTCTCCTCTGAAGGTGCCTGCGCCGCCTACTACAATTTCGGCAACTTACCAGAACTGCTAGCCAAGCGTAAATCAACCTCTAATGACGGAGAATCTGCGTGA
- a CDS encoding SIS domain-containing protein — protein MSDNTESLHALYPFLHGQKKEPVQQNAALLDSIQQKAEHSRAEKKRFFAKNGAALLAAATSLAKLYQQQHRLYSMGNGGSSCDAAHFAVEFQHPVTAGRPALPAHNLSADNAMMTAVGNDVGMAQIFSRQLEAYGQAGDGLVGFSTSGNSENLLKAYQKAKQIGMVTLGFTGGDGGEMRRSGLLDHCLVVESDSIHRVQEIHLTCYHILWDLTHTLLADQRGNLGNKT, from the coding sequence ATGAGCGACAACACAGAATCGTTGCACGCCCTCTACCCTTTTCTGCACGGTCAGAAAAAAGAACCCGTGCAACAAAACGCCGCGCTGCTGGACTCCATCCAGCAAAAAGCGGAACACAGTCGTGCCGAGAAAAAACGCTTTTTTGCCAAAAATGGCGCGGCGCTGCTGGCCGCTGCCACCAGCTTGGCCAAGCTCTATCAACAACAGCACCGCCTCTACAGCATGGGCAATGGCGGCTCCAGTTGTGATGCGGCTCACTTTGCGGTGGAGTTTCAACATCCAGTCACCGCAGGACGACCGGCACTGCCCGCTCACAACCTCTCCGCCGATAACGCCATGATGACTGCGGTGGGCAACGACGTGGGTATGGCACAGATATTCTCTCGCCAACTGGAAGCTTACGGCCAAGCCGGTGACGGTCTGGTGGGGTTTTCTACCAGCGGCAACTCTGAAAATCTGCTGAAAGCCTACCAAAAAGCCAAACAGATCGGCATGGTAACCCTTGGTTTTACGGGGGGGGATGGTGGCGAAATGCGCCGCTCGGGCCTGCTGGATCACTGCTTAGTGGTGGAAAGTGACTCCATTCATCGAGTCCAAGAAATTCACCTCACCTGTTATCACATCCTCTGGGATCTGACCCACACCCTGCTGGCCGACCAGCGTGGCAACTTGGGAAATAAAACATGA
- a CDS encoding HypC/HybG/HupF family hydrogenase formation chaperone, translating into MCLGIPGQIIEILDHDTLMAKVDVAGIQRPINIACIIDPQHPPEQCIGDWVLVHVGFAMSRIDADEAEKTLALLTELGEVEEELAAMKNSEPS; encoded by the coding sequence ATGTGCCTTGGCATTCCAGGTCAGATCATTGAGATTCTCGACCACGACACACTCATGGCCAAAGTTGATGTGGCAGGCATTCAACGCCCGATTAACATTGCTTGCATTATTGACCCACAACACCCACCAGAACAGTGCATCGGCGATTGGGTGCTGGTGCATGTGGGGTTCGCCATGAGCCGCATTGATGCTGACGAGGCTGAAAAAACCTTGGCGCTGCTCACCGAGCTGGGTGAAGTAGAAGAGGAGTTGGCCGCCATGAAAAACAGCGAACCCTCATGA
- the hypF gene encoding carbamoyltransferase HypF, whose amino-acid sequence MISIEIRVSGRVQGVGFRPTVWRLATALQLNGSVCNDGQGVLIQLEGERKRLDLFQQQLTEQCPPLARIDQLQSRPLHTEIDRGFVILPSQQHTIQTGVVADAATCEACLQELNNPQEARFQYPFLNCTHCGPRFSIIKAIPYDRQQTSMACFPLCQRCQAEYDTPADRRFHAQPIACPDCGPQLSYLNSSGEPQAEQHHALLRTAAELRAGNIIAIKGIGGFHLACDAHNKQSIERLRQRKGRPDKPLAMMAKNTQQVEQYCHLNAAERQSLQSSAAPILLLRPRQLNALPDNLAPQQRLWGVMLPHSPLHHLLMAKLTQPIVLTSANRSGEPQCIDNESALMQLAPLAEGFLLHNRHIENRIDDSVGRFMAGKVRLLRRGRGYAPEQLKLPAGFEHSPPLLAFGGELKNTFCLLQSGSATLSQHIGDLESLHHYDDYQHHLQLYQQLFAHQPSQLIIDQHPEYLSSKLGRDWAEQQQLPLIEVQHHHAHIAACMGEHHLPRQHPPLLGIVFDGLGYAADGQLWGGEFLRANYRQATRLAHLKTMPLLGGAQAMREPWRNLFAQLHAVGWAEINTQFADLSALQELNKKPLATLQRMIEQQLNSPNASSMGRLFDAVAAALGLAPTQCSYEGQAASALEAAITSDEKPRNHAYPFAIQTDQALWQLDPTPLWQPLLKELQQGVPVGVVAYRFHQGLANSVVKMATKLAKKETLKQVVLSGGVFQNRTLLESVTEGLQQNGLTVFSHQMLPANDGGLAFGQALIGAAQQRGE is encoded by the coding sequence ATGATCAGCATCGAAATACGGGTCTCAGGTCGGGTACAAGGGGTGGGCTTTCGCCCCACGGTTTGGCGCTTGGCCACCGCGCTACAGCTCAACGGCAGCGTCTGCAACGACGGCCAAGGGGTCTTAATCCAGCTTGAAGGCGAGCGCAAACGCCTCGATCTTTTTCAGCAACAACTCACAGAACAGTGCCCGCCCTTAGCGCGCATCGACCAGCTACAGAGCCGTCCACTGCACACCGAGATTGACCGTGGCTTTGTCATTTTGCCAAGCCAACAACACACCATTCAAACGGGTGTGGTGGCCGACGCCGCCACCTGTGAAGCCTGTCTGCAAGAGTTAAACAACCCTCAAGAAGCGCGGTTTCAATATCCTTTCTTAAACTGCACCCACTGCGGCCCACGCTTCTCCATCATAAAAGCCATTCCTTATGATCGACAACAGACCAGCATGGCCTGCTTCCCCCTCTGCCAACGCTGCCAAGCGGAGTACGATACCCCCGCCGACCGCCGTTTTCACGCTCAACCCATCGCCTGCCCCGACTGCGGCCCCCAACTGAGCTACCTCAACAGCAGCGGCGAACCGCAAGCCGAGCAACATCACGCTCTGCTGCGCACGGCAGCGGAACTGCGCGCAGGCAACATCATTGCCATCAAAGGCATTGGCGGCTTTCACCTCGCCTGTGATGCTCACAATAAGCAGAGCATCGAACGCCTGCGCCAGCGCAAAGGTCGCCCCGACAAACCCTTGGCGATGATGGCTAAAAATACCCAACAAGTCGAACAGTACTGCCACCTAAACGCCGCAGAGCGACAGAGCCTACAGAGCAGTGCCGCACCGATTCTGCTTCTCCGTCCTCGACAGCTCAACGCCCTGCCCGACAACCTCGCACCGCAGCAGCGCCTGTGGGGCGTTATGCTGCCCCACTCACCACTGCACCATCTGCTCATGGCGAAACTGACGCAGCCCATTGTGCTCACCTCAGCCAACCGCAGCGGTGAACCTCAATGCATTGATAACGAATCCGCATTAATGCAGCTCGCCCCCCTTGCAGAGGGATTTTTACTCCACAATCGCCATATAGAAAACCGCATCGACGATTCGGTTGGTCGTTTTATGGCGGGCAAAGTGCGTCTGCTGCGGCGCGGGCGCGGTTACGCCCCAGAGCAGTTAAAACTGCCCGCCGGTTTTGAACACAGCCCCCCTCTGCTGGCCTTTGGTGGCGAGTTAAAAAACACTTTTTGCCTGTTGCAGAGTGGCAGCGCGACCCTTTCACAGCACATTGGCGATCTAGAGTCCCTGCACCACTACGACGACTATCAACACCACCTGCAACTCTATCAACAGCTCTTCGCCCACCAACCCAGCCAACTGATCATTGACCAACACCCCGAATACCTCAGCAGTAAATTGGGTCGTGACTGGGCAGAACAGCAGCAACTGCCGCTGATCGAAGTACAGCACCACCACGCCCACATCGCCGCCTGCATGGGCGAACATCACTTGCCGCGCCAACATCCGCCGCTGCTCGGGATTGTCTTTGATGGTCTGGGTTACGCTGCTGATGGACAGCTTTGGGGCGGGGAATTTCTACGCGCCAACTACCGACAGGCAACACGGCTGGCGCACCTAAAAACCATGCCCTTGCTGGGCGGCGCGCAGGCGATGCGAGAGCCGTGGCGCAATCTTTTTGCGCAACTGCACGCCGTCGGCTGGGCAGAAATAAACACACAATTTGCCGACCTAAGCGCCTTACAAGAGCTGAACAAAAAACCACTGGCCACTCTTCAACGCATGATCGAACAGCAGCTCAACAGCCCCAACGCCAGCTCTATGGGTCGCCTGTTTGATGCCGTGGCCGCCGCACTGGGACTGGCTCCAACCCAATGCAGTTACGAAGGCCAAGCAGCCAGCGCATTGGAAGCCGCCATCACCTCTGATGAAAAACCAAGGAACCACGCCTACCCTTTTGCTATCCAAACAGATCAAGCGCTGTGGCAATTGGATCCCACCCCTCTCTGGCAGCCTCTGCTCAAAGAGCTTCAGCAAGGCGTTCCCGTCGGCGTGGTGGCCTACCGCTTTCATCAAGGGCTGGCGAACAGCGTAGTCAAAATGGCCACCAAACTGGCGAAAAAAGAAACACTGAAACAGGTTGTCCTCAGCGGCGGCGTGTTTCAGAACCGCACACTGCTGGAGTCCGTTACAGAAGGTTTGCAACAGAACGGCCTCACGGTCTTCAGCCATCAAATGCTGCCCGCCAACGACGGAGGTTTGGCCTTTGGCCAAGCCCTGATTGGCGCAGCTCAACAAAGAGGGGAGTAA
- a CDS encoding nickel-dependent hydrogenase large subunit — protein MKQPSRRIFGPFNRVEGDLEVQIEEHDGRVSRAWVNSPLYRGFEQMLVGKNPQDALVYTPRICGICSVSQSVAASRALADLQGVGYTDNGRLATNLILACENMADHLSHFYLFFMPDFAREVYQKEPWFETIHRRFAAQRGSASRDALPARSQFLQLTGLLAGRWPHSLALQPGGTTCAIDARERIKLITLLGSFRQFLQNTLFGAPLEQVAELHNSDALWAWAEQHPQSDFGQFLMLCKRLDLEQLGRANDRFLSYGAYETAPQTNLFQAGVWHSKPQPFDSKAISEDIKHSWMHAQRSPKHPYQGSTEPDADAANAYSWCKAPRYDGHVMEVGALARQLLDRQPMINGLVKESGGNVQNRVVARLLELARVLPEMERWAKNIRIDEAFIQQAKMPDEGEGYGLVEAARGSLGHWIRVKHGHIINYQIIAPTTWNFSPRDEKEQPGALEQALVGTPLSDDNRTSVAVQHVVRSFDPCMVCTVH, from the coding sequence ATGAAACAGCCCAGCCGCCGCATCTTTGGCCCTTTTAACCGCGTTGAAGGCGACCTCGAAGTACAAATTGAAGAGCACGATGGACGAGTCAGCCGTGCCTGGGTCAACTCCCCCCTCTACCGAGGGTTTGAACAGATGCTCGTGGGAAAAAACCCACAGGATGCACTGGTCTACACCCCACGCATCTGCGGCATCTGCTCCGTCTCCCAATCCGTAGCTGCCTCACGCGCGCTGGCCGACCTGCAAGGCGTTGGTTACACCGACAACGGGCGACTGGCCACCAATTTGATTCTCGCCTGCGAAAATATGGCCGATCACCTCTCCCACTTTTATCTCTTTTTTATGCCCGATTTTGCCCGTGAGGTGTACCAAAAAGAGCCGTGGTTCGAAACCATTCACCGCCGCTTTGCCGCCCAGCGCGGCAGCGCCTCACGAGACGCGCTGCCCGCACGCTCCCAATTTTTACAGCTCACAGGGCTGTTGGCCGGACGCTGGCCACACTCACTGGCACTGCAACCGGGCGGCACCACCTGCGCCATCGACGCTCGTGAACGCATTAAGCTAATCACTCTGCTGGGCAGTTTTCGCCAATTTTTGCAAAACACCCTGTTTGGCGCACCACTGGAACAGGTCGCCGAATTGCACAACAGCGACGCGCTTTGGGCATGGGCAGAGCAACACCCACAGAGCGACTTCGGCCAATTTTTAATGCTCTGCAAACGCTTAGACCTTGAGCAACTGGGACGCGCCAACGACCGTTTTCTCAGCTACGGTGCCTATGAAACAGCCCCACAAACCAACCTGTTTCAAGCCGGTGTTTGGCACAGCAAACCACAGCCTTTTGACAGCAAAGCCATCAGCGAAGATATAAAACACAGCTGGATGCACGCCCAACGCAGCCCAAAACACCCCTATCAAGGCAGCACCGAACCCGATGCCGATGCCGCCAACGCCTACAGTTGGTGCAAAGCTCCCCGTTACGACGGTCACGTCATGGAAGTCGGTGCCCTCGCTCGTCAGCTACTCGATCGCCAGCCGATGATCAACGGCTTGGTGAAAGAAAGCGGTGGCAATGTGCAAAACCGCGTGGTGGCACGCCTACTGGAATTGGCGCGGGTGCTGCCAGAAATGGAACGCTGGGCAAAAAACATCCGCATTGACGAAGCCTTTATTCAACAAGCGAAGATGCCTGACGAAGGAGAAGGCTACGGCCTTGTGGAAGCCGCTCGGGGCAGTCTTGGCCATTGGATTCGAGTCAAACACGGTCACATTATCAACTATCAGATCATCGCCCCCACCACTTGGAACTTCTCTCCCCGAGATGAAAAAGAACAACCAGGCGCACTGGAACAAGCCCTGGTTGGCACCCCACTGAGTGATGACAATCGCACCTCCGTAGCGGTGCAACATGTGGTGCGCTCTTTTGATCCCTGCATGGTCTGCACGGTTCACTGA
- a CDS encoding HupU protein, protein MSRPFRLLWLQSGGCGGCSMSLLNAEHPDLYSTLELANIELLWHPSLSEASCEDFLDLLRAILNDQQPLDALCLEGSVMRGPNGSGRFHMLAGSGRPMMHWLQELVEKAHYTLAIGSCAAFGGITSGGGNPTDACGLQYDGIEPGGLLGETWLSPAGLPVINVAGCPTHPGWVTDTLIQLAMGELDQRHLDELNRPRSYTNHLVHHGCNRNEFYEFKASAEQPSDQGCMMENLGCLGTQAHADCNRRPWNGEGSCIKGGFACINCTAPEFEEPGHSFHQTPKIAGIPIGLPIDMPKAWFVALSSLSKAATPARLKENAVADHIVAPPRILKKEPSQ, encoded by the coding sequence ATGAGCCGCCCCTTTCGCCTGCTCTGGTTGCAGTCCGGCGGCTGCGGTGGCTGTAGCATGTCGCTGCTTAACGCCGAACACCCCGATCTCTACAGCACCCTCGAACTGGCCAACATCGAGCTGCTCTGGCACCCCTCTCTGAGCGAAGCCAGTTGTGAAGATTTTCTCGACCTGCTGCGCGCCATCCTCAACGATCAGCAGCCACTGGACGCCCTCTGCTTGGAAGGCTCGGTGATGCGCGGCCCCAATGGCAGCGGCCGTTTTCACATGCTCGCGGGCAGCGGTCGTCCCATGATGCACTGGCTGCAAGAGCTGGTGGAAAAAGCCCACTACACCTTGGCCATCGGCAGTTGTGCGGCCTTTGGCGGCATCACCAGCGGCGGCGGTAACCCCACCGATGCCTGCGGCCTGCAATACGACGGCATCGAACCGGGCGGCCTGCTCGGTGAAACGTGGCTCAGCCCAGCTGGACTGCCCGTCATCAATGTAGCTGGTTGCCCCACCCATCCGGGCTGGGTCACAGATACGTTGATCCAACTGGCCATGGGCGAGCTGGATCAACGTCACTTAGACGAGCTGAACCGCCCTCGCAGTTACACCAATCACTTGGTGCATCACGGCTGCAACCGCAACGAGTTTTACGAATTTAAAGCCAGTGCAGAACAGCCCTCAGATCAAGGCTGCATGATGGAAAATTTAGGCTGCCTCGGCACTCAAGCTCACGCCGACTGCAACCGTCGCCCTTGGAACGGCGAAGGCTCCTGCATCAAAGGCGGTTTTGCCTGCATCAACTGCACCGCGCCGGAGTTCGAAGAACCTGGCCACAGCTTCCATCAAACCCCAAAAATAGCCGGTATTCCTATCGGGCTGCCCATCGACATGCCCAAAGCGTGGTTTGTGGCGTTGTCCTCACTCTCCAAAGCCGCCACTCCCGCTCGACTAAAAGAGAACGCGGTGGCCGATCACATCGTTGCTCCGCCACGCATTTTGAAAAAAGAACCCAGCCAATGA